A single genomic interval of Arthrobacter sp. NicSoilB8 harbors:
- a CDS encoding ATP-dependent DNA ligase: MRLPLMPPIAPMLAKALPALPATDAGTAWLFEPKWDGFRSIIFRDGDEVEIGSRNGKPMTRYFPELVVALKEQLPERCVVDGEIILVAASGDRLDFEALQQRIHPAASRVKLLAEQTPARFVAFDLLALGGEDLTGRPFAERRRELERALSASVAPVHLTAATADRDTAQRWFRQFEGAGLDGIVAKTLEGTYQPDKRVMVKVKHERTADCVLAGYRVHTSGPDRVGSLLLGLYDDAGVLANVGVVGAFPMARRAELFAELQELVTGFEDHPWAWARQEEGARTPRNAEGSRWSGGKDLSFTPLRPERVVEVKYDHMEGARFRHTTQFVRWRPDRDPRSCTYEQLEEPVKFDLAAVLGATP; this comes from the coding sequence ATGCGACTGCCGCTGATGCCTCCCATCGCGCCCATGCTGGCCAAAGCCCTTCCGGCGCTGCCGGCGACGGATGCCGGAACGGCCTGGCTCTTTGAGCCGAAGTGGGACGGATTCCGCTCCATCATCTTCCGCGACGGCGACGAAGTTGAGATCGGCAGCCGGAATGGCAAGCCCATGACCCGGTATTTCCCCGAACTCGTCGTGGCGCTGAAGGAGCAGCTGCCGGAACGCTGCGTGGTGGACGGCGAGATCATCCTGGTGGCGGCCTCGGGGGACCGGCTCGACTTCGAGGCGCTCCAGCAGCGGATCCATCCGGCCGCCAGCCGGGTGAAGCTGCTCGCGGAGCAGACCCCGGCACGATTCGTGGCCTTCGACCTGCTGGCCCTCGGCGGCGAGGACCTCACCGGCAGGCCGTTCGCCGAGCGCCGGCGGGAGCTCGAGCGCGCGCTGTCGGCAAGCGTGGCGCCGGTCCATCTGACGGCCGCGACCGCGGATCGGGACACGGCGCAGCGCTGGTTCCGGCAGTTCGAAGGGGCCGGGCTGGACGGCATCGTGGCCAAGACGCTGGAGGGCACCTATCAGCCGGACAAGCGGGTGATGGTCAAGGTCAAGCACGAACGCACCGCGGACTGCGTGCTCGCCGGGTACCGTGTGCACACCTCCGGTCCGGACCGGGTCGGCTCGCTGCTGCTGGGGCTCTATGACGACGCCGGGGTGCTCGCGAATGTCGGCGTGGTGGGCGCCTTTCCGATGGCACGGCGCGCTGAGCTGTTTGCGGAGCTGCAGGAACTGGTCACCGGTTTCGAGGACCACCCCTGGGCCTGGGCCCGGCAGGAGGAAGGGGCGCGGACACCGCGGAACGCCGAGGGAAGCCGGTGGAGCGGCGGCAAGGACCTGTCCTTCACGCCGCTCCGGCCCGAGCGCGTGGTGGAAGTGAAATACGACCATATGGAGGGCGCGCGGTTCCGCCACACCACCCAGTTTGTGCGCTGGCGTCCCGACCGGGATCCGCGCTCCTGCACCTACGAGCAGCTGGAGGAACCGGTGAAATTCGATCTCGCCGCGGTGTTGGGCGCCACGCCCTAG
- a CDS encoding sugar phosphate isomerase/epimerase and 4-hydroxyphenylpyruvate domain-containing protein, with the protein MRTGIATVCLAGTLREKMQACAVAGFNGIEIFEQDLVTSPLSPEDVRKLAADLGLTLDLYQPFRDFDSVPEDLLAANLRRAEAKFRLMSRLGMDTMLLCSNVGTATIDDDELRSAQLSRLADLAGDHGVKVAYEALAWGKYVSDYEHAHRLVGMVDHPNLGTCLDSFHILSRDWDTAPIEAFNPEKIFFVQVADAPKLSMDVLSWSRHYRVFPGEGQFDLAKFMGHVVRAGYTGPVSLEVFNDVFRQSDVERTAVDAMRSLIWLEEQSARWLEANPAPAACGVTGTAGGATGAASRRRYPMELATLPRVAEPAGFNFAEVRAGDSAGLETLLGQLGFAFNGRHRTKNVQLWTMGHARVIINEEPAAGAAAPGAFGSAAPGAAISALGFDVDSPVIAAARAQQLKAPAVPRKSQANEEVFQGFAAPDSTEIFLCQGSSDGTAAWVGEFGEPHESGEELAHPVPGAGPVPGAGAAAGAVIDHVNLAQPWQHFDEAVLFYTSALALEPQPYAEVASPTGLVRSQVMITEDRGVRLVLNLAPLLQQEAAAGTDPSGSGHRRTYQEHVAFAVDDLVGTARAARDRGLDFLQIPANYYEDLDARFALDPEFLATLRELNLLYDRDADGEFLHFYTATVGSVFFEMVERRGAYDGYGAPNAPVRHAVQYDHLHQLTRTS; encoded by the coding sequence ATGCGCACCGGAATCGCCACCGTCTGCCTCGCCGGCACCCTGCGCGAAAAAATGCAGGCGTGCGCCGTTGCCGGGTTTAACGGGATCGAAATCTTCGAACAGGACCTCGTCACGTCCCCGCTGAGCCCGGAAGACGTCCGGAAACTGGCCGCCGACCTCGGCCTCACCCTGGACCTCTACCAGCCGTTCCGCGACTTCGACAGCGTCCCCGAGGATCTGCTCGCCGCCAACCTGCGCCGCGCGGAGGCCAAGTTCCGGCTGATGTCCCGGCTGGGCATGGACACCATGCTGCTGTGCTCCAACGTCGGCACGGCCACGATCGACGATGACGAGCTCCGGTCCGCCCAGCTCTCCCGGCTCGCGGACCTCGCGGGGGACCACGGCGTCAAGGTCGCCTACGAGGCTCTGGCCTGGGGCAAATACGTCAGCGACTACGAGCACGCACACCGGCTGGTTGGCATGGTGGACCACCCCAACCTGGGCACCTGCCTGGACTCTTTTCACATCCTCTCCCGCGACTGGGACACCGCGCCGATCGAGGCCTTCAACCCGGAGAAGATCTTCTTCGTCCAGGTGGCGGACGCACCCAAGCTGTCGATGGACGTGCTGTCCTGGAGCCGGCACTACCGGGTGTTCCCGGGTGAGGGGCAGTTCGACCTCGCCAAGTTCATGGGTCATGTGGTCCGTGCCGGCTACACCGGGCCGGTGTCGCTGGAAGTGTTCAACGACGTCTTCCGCCAGTCCGACGTCGAACGCACGGCCGTCGATGCCATGCGGTCGCTGATCTGGCTCGAAGAGCAGAGCGCCCGATGGCTCGAGGCGAACCCGGCCCCCGCCGCATGCGGTGTGACAGGCACCGCGGGCGGGGCCACCGGTGCGGCGTCCCGGCGCCGGTACCCGATGGAGCTCGCCACGCTGCCCCGCGTGGCCGAGCCCGCCGGCTTCAACTTCGCTGAGGTCCGGGCCGGGGACTCCGCGGGCCTGGAAACCCTGCTCGGCCAGCTGGGGTTTGCGTTCAACGGGCGCCATCGGACCAAGAACGTGCAATTGTGGACCATGGGCCACGCCCGCGTGATCATCAACGAGGAACCCGCCGCCGGCGCCGCAGCCCCTGGCGCCTTCGGCTCAGCCGCGCCCGGCGCCGCCATTTCGGCGCTCGGCTTCGACGTCGACTCCCCGGTCATCGCCGCCGCCCGCGCCCAGCAGCTCAAGGCCCCCGCCGTGCCGCGCAAGAGCCAGGCCAACGAGGAAGTCTTTCAGGGTTTCGCCGCGCCGGACTCCACCGAGATCTTCCTCTGCCAGGGCAGCTCGGACGGGACGGCGGCCTGGGTCGGTGAATTCGGCGAGCCCCACGAATCCGGCGAAGAACTGGCTCACCCCGTTCCGGGCGCCGGCCCCGTTCCAGGCGCCGGCGCCGCGGCCGGCGCCGTGATCGACCACGTGAACCTCGCCCAGCCGTGGCAGCACTTTGACGAGGCCGTGCTGTTCTACACGAGCGCCCTCGCCCTGGAACCGCAGCCGTATGCCGAGGTGGCCAGCCCCACCGGCCTGGTCCGGTCCCAGGTGATGATCACCGAGGACCGCGGCGTCCGCCTGGTGCTGAACCTGGCGCCGCTGCTGCAGCAGGAAGCCGCCGCCGGAACCGATCCATCGGGGTCCGGCCACCGCCGCACGTACCAGGAGCACGTGGCCTTCGCCGTGGACGACCTCGTGGGCACTGCCCGGGCCGCACGGGACCGCGGACTGGACTTCCTGCAGATCCCGGCGAACTACTACGAGGACCTCGACGCCCGGTTCGCGCTGGACCCGGAATTCCTGGCCACCCTCCGCGAGCTCAACCTGCTCTATGACCGTGATGCGGACGGCGAATTCCTGCACTTCTACACGGCCACGGTGGGCAGCGTGTTCTTCGAAATGGTGGAACGCCGCGGCGCCTACGACGGCTACGGCGCCCCGAACGCCCCGGTGCGGCACGCCGTCCAGTACGACCACCTGCACCAGCTGACCCGCACTTCCTGA
- a CDS encoding glycoside hydrolase encodes MGGMATAESYVLAIGTKKGLWLATSPDRKDWSLSGPHFLMSEVPSIGIDTRDGRTRILVGVRSEHWGPTVFHSDDLGGTWNEPENGAITFPDGTDAALERIWQIHPDADSRPGVVWAGCEPISVWKSTDGGEHFELNRGLWDHPHRSEWGAGYGGAAAHSIVVDPTGEKVHVAMSTGGVYRSLDGGASWEPRNRGISAYFMPDPNPEFGQCVHKIAADAAVDGRLYAQNHHGVYRSDDDAESWESIADGLPADFGFVMLTHPRRAGTAWVIPLKADGERIPPDGKLAVHRTDDAGSSWKRLDAGLPDPEYNAVLRDAACVDEAEPAGVYFGTRGGSVYASADEGEHFSEVASHLPDVLCVRAAAVSAALVPAQP; translated from the coding sequence ATGGGGGGCATGGCTACTGCAGAGAGTTATGTCCTGGCGATCGGCACCAAGAAAGGTCTCTGGCTGGCGACGAGCCCGGACCGCAAAGACTGGTCCCTTTCCGGCCCGCATTTCCTGATGAGCGAAGTGCCCAGCATCGGCATCGATACCCGCGACGGACGCACCCGGATCCTTGTCGGGGTCCGCTCCGAGCATTGGGGCCCTACCGTTTTCCACTCGGATGACCTGGGCGGGACCTGGAACGAACCCGAAAACGGCGCCATCACGTTCCCGGACGGCACCGATGCCGCCCTGGAACGGATCTGGCAGATCCACCCCGACGCCGACTCCCGCCCGGGCGTTGTGTGGGCAGGCTGCGAGCCGATCTCCGTCTGGAAGTCGACCGACGGCGGCGAGCACTTTGAGCTCAACCGCGGTCTCTGGGACCATCCGCACCGCAGCGAATGGGGTGCAGGCTATGGCGGCGCCGCGGCGCACTCGATCGTGGTTGATCCGACGGGTGAGAAAGTCCACGTGGCCATGAGCACCGGAGGGGTCTACCGCTCGCTTGACGGCGGTGCCTCCTGGGAGCCGCGCAACAGGGGGATCTCCGCATACTTCATGCCGGATCCCAACCCGGAATTCGGCCAGTGCGTCCACAAGATTGCGGCCGACGCCGCCGTCGACGGCCGGCTGTACGCGCAAAACCACCACGGCGTGTACCGCAGCGACGACGACGCCGAATCATGGGAGTCGATCGCCGATGGGCTGCCGGCGGACTTCGGCTTTGTCATGCTGACGCATCCCCGCCGGGCCGGTACCGCCTGGGTGATCCCGCTAAAGGCCGACGGCGAGCGGATTCCGCCGGACGGAAAGCTGGCCGTGCACCGGACGGACGACGCCGGCTCAAGCTGGAAGCGGCTCGACGCCGGACTCCCGGACCCCGAATACAACGCGGTGCTGCGCGATGCCGCCTGCGTGGACGAGGCGGAGCCCGCCGGCGTCTACTTTGGGACCCGGGGCGGCAGTGTCTACGCCAGCGCCGACGAGGGGGAACACTTCAGCGAAGTGGCCTCGCACCTGCCGGACGTGCTGTGCGTGCGGGCAGCCGCGGTGTCCGCGGCCCTGGTCCCGGCACAGCCGTGA
- a CDS encoding MoaD/ThiS family protein, with translation MPVPAESAISVVLPSVLQPLAGGQSILTTPAESAVTVEWLLDTVTGDYPALSRRLRDETGTVRRYVNIYVNGNEIRRLQGLVTTVAPGQEVLIIQSVAGG, from the coding sequence ATGCCTGTCCCCGCGGAGTCGGCGATCAGCGTAGTCCTGCCGAGCGTCCTCCAGCCGCTCGCCGGCGGGCAGTCCATCCTGACTACGCCCGCGGAATCAGCGGTGACGGTGGAGTGGTTGCTGGATACGGTGACCGGAGATTACCCGGCGCTGTCACGCCGGCTGCGGGACGAGACCGGAACTGTTCGCCGTTACGTGAATATATACGTCAACGGGAATGAAATCCGGCGGCTTCAGGGCCTGGTGACGACGGTGGCGCCTGGCCAGGAGGTCCTCATCATCCAGTCCGTGGCGGGAGGCTGA
- a CDS encoding cation transporter has translation MGTVSTTVNVSGMTCGHCVSSVSEELEALSGVEKVDVDLHAGGISTVTITSAGTLSFSEIGEAVAEAGYLMVASEA, from the coding sequence ATGGGCACCGTTTCCACCACCGTCAACGTTTCCGGCATGACCTGCGGCCACTGCGTGTCCTCCGTCAGTGAAGAACTTGAGGCGCTCTCAGGCGTCGAAAAGGTCGACGTCGACCTCCACGCCGGCGGCATCTCCACCGTCACGATCACTTCCGCCGGCACATTGTCCTTCTCCGAGATCGGCGAGGCAGTCGCCGAAGCCGGCTACCTGATGGTCGCCAGCGAAGCCTGA
- a CDS encoding universal stress protein, which yields MPAEPVNGPPPLVVGVLPGQHPEVLQTAATLAKRLAVPLICAYVDEASYLVEWDPARSAHRLSLHPDADDTRIRATTQELHSVIEACCAGLGIDWTLRTLAGDPARAIGRLATDAQALMIVVGTPERGIGHRISAALNGSVAAWLSHHQERPILIVPAERK from the coding sequence ATGCCCGCCGAGCCCGTCAACGGCCCGCCGCCTCTCGTGGTGGGCGTGCTTCCAGGACAGCATCCCGAGGTGCTGCAGACCGCGGCAACGCTCGCGAAGCGCCTCGCCGTGCCCCTGATCTGCGCCTACGTGGACGAAGCAAGCTACCTCGTGGAGTGGGACCCGGCCCGGTCAGCGCACCGGCTCTCGCTGCACCCCGACGCGGACGACACCCGGATCCGGGCAACAACCCAGGAGCTGCACTCCGTCATCGAAGCATGCTGCGCAGGCCTCGGAATCGACTGGACCCTGCGGACCTTGGCGGGCGACCCGGCCCGGGCGATCGGCAGGCTCGCCACCGACGCCCAGGCGCTCATGATCGTGGTGGGGACCCCCGAACGCGGCATCGGCCACCGCATTTCCGCGGCGCTCAACGGCTCCGTGGCGGCGTGGCTGAGCCACCATCAGGAGCGTCCGATCCTGATCGTTCCGGCCGAAAGAAAATAA
- a CDS encoding metal-sensitive transcriptional regulator translates to MSESEVSVPSPLEPARLDPPPHEQHGYSSNKDAYLRRLKRIEGQVRGIARMVDEDKYCIDILTQVAAVTKALHAVSLGLVEEHIGHCVVGAASEPDPELRAETIDFKVKEATDAIGRLLR, encoded by the coding sequence ATGAGCGAGTCCGAAGTTTCCGTCCCTTCCCCCCTGGAACCGGCCCGCCTGGACCCGCCGCCGCACGAGCAGCACGGCTACAGCTCCAACAAGGACGCCTACCTGCGCCGGCTCAAGCGGATCGAAGGCCAGGTGCGCGGTATCGCCCGCATGGTGGACGAGGACAAGTACTGCATCGACATCCTCACCCAGGTCGCCGCCGTCACCAAGGCCCTGCATGCCGTCAGCCTGGGGCTCGTGGAGGAGCACATCGGCCACTGCGTCGTCGGCGCCGCCTCCGAACCGGATCCGGAACTACGGGCCGAAACCATCGATTTCAAGGTCAAAGAGGCCACCGATGCCATCGGGCGCCTCCTGCGCTAG
- a CDS encoding shikimate dehydrogenase translates to MSNRAESFLVGLVGDGVMPSLTPYMHEREGDVQGLRYLYRPIDLIELGLPGQAVGELLSGARSLGFNGLNITHPCKQLVLDYLDEVSADARRLGAVNTVVIRDGRFIGHNTDFSGFAAALASGLPGATLDRVVQLGAGGAGSAVAYALLTAGVRELDLVDTDAARCADRAAELAGFFPDRTVTPRTTAELPRLMPLADGLVHCTPVGMAAHPGVPLDMSLVESRHWVADIVYRPIETELVRAARAKGCEVLDGGRMAVGQAADAFRIFTGREPDAERMRSHFLELVAAEGVAA, encoded by the coding sequence ATGAGCAATCGAGCAGAGTCCTTCCTCGTGGGCCTCGTGGGAGACGGCGTCATGCCCTCCCTGACGCCCTACATGCATGAACGCGAAGGCGACGTTCAGGGTCTCCGGTACCTCTACCGCCCCATCGACCTCATCGAACTCGGCCTGCCCGGCCAGGCCGTAGGTGAGCTGCTCTCCGGTGCCCGGAGCCTCGGGTTCAACGGATTGAACATCACGCACCCCTGCAAGCAGCTCGTGCTCGACTACCTTGACGAGGTCTCCGCCGACGCCCGGCGCCTCGGCGCCGTCAACACCGTGGTCATCCGCGACGGCCGCTTCATCGGCCACAACACCGATTTCTCCGGCTTCGCGGCCGCCCTGGCCTCCGGGCTCCCGGGCGCCACGCTGGACCGTGTGGTGCAGCTGGGGGCCGGCGGCGCCGGATCCGCCGTCGCCTATGCCCTGCTCACCGCGGGTGTCCGGGAACTGGACCTCGTGGACACCGACGCGGCGCGCTGCGCCGACCGCGCGGCCGAACTCGCCGGATTCTTCCCGGACCGGACCGTCACCCCGCGGACGACGGCGGAGCTGCCGCGGCTCATGCCGCTGGCCGACGGCCTGGTGCACTGCACCCCCGTCGGCATGGCGGCCCATCCGGGCGTCCCGCTGGACATGTCCCTTGTGGAGTCCCGGCACTGGGTGGCCGACATCGTGTACCGGCCGATCGAAACCGAGCTCGTCCGCGCCGCGCGGGCCAAGGGCTGCGAGGTGCTCGACGGCGGCCGGATGGCCGTGGGACAGGCGGCGGACGCCTTCCGGATCTTCACCGGACGGGAACCGGACGCCGAGCGCATGCGCTCCCACTTCCTGGAACTCGTGGCCGCGGAAGGGGTGGCCGCCTGA
- a CDS encoding IclR family transcriptional regulator — MSVNQATNESATSEYPAEAASMPAKPGKAAKEDSRTDMVGKALGLLVLLGDEPRGASAAEISRRAELPFSTTYRLLGSLTRDGFVDYEPDGRRYHLGLRVFQLGQRVSNHHGFAGTALPILRRVTEETGEATILSVRDGIHHLTVNKVDGPQTFRVTSDPGHLGALHTTSVGKALVAFADDATRAQLIDELPLEPLTEHSITDREAFRAEIELVRRRGYATMDEENELGMRAVAVPVFNAQGHAFASLATAVPVFRLSMEALVALVPLLQSAAAELSARLPQR; from the coding sequence ATGAGTGTGAATCAAGCCACAAATGAATCCGCCACGTCCGAGTACCCGGCGGAAGCCGCCTCAATGCCGGCCAAGCCGGGCAAGGCCGCTAAGGAGGACTCGCGGACGGATATGGTGGGCAAGGCCCTGGGCCTGCTGGTCCTTCTGGGCGACGAGCCGCGCGGCGCCAGTGCCGCGGAGATCTCCCGCCGGGCCGAGCTGCCGTTCAGCACCACCTACCGCCTGCTCGGTTCGCTGACCCGGGACGGCTTCGTGGACTACGAGCCGGACGGCCGCCGCTACCACCTGGGCCTGCGCGTTTTTCAGCTCGGCCAGCGCGTCTCCAATCACCACGGCTTTGCCGGCACGGCGTTGCCCATCCTGCGCCGCGTGACCGAGGAAACGGGTGAGGCCACCATCCTCTCGGTGCGGGACGGCATCCACCACCTGACGGTGAATAAGGTGGACGGCCCGCAGACCTTCCGGGTCACGAGCGACCCCGGCCATCTCGGGGCGCTGCACACGACGTCGGTGGGCAAGGCGCTGGTCGCGTTCGCCGACGACGCCACCCGGGCCCAGCTCATCGACGAACTGCCCCTCGAGCCGCTGACGGAGCATTCCATTACCGACCGCGAGGCGTTCCGGGCCGAGATTGAACTGGTCCGCCGCCGCGGCTACGCCACCATGGACGAGGAGAACGAGCTCGGCATGCGCGCCGTCGCCGTTCCCGTTTTCAATGCCCAGGGCCACGCCTTCGCTTCCCTGGCCACGGCAGTGCCGGTGTTCCGCCTGAGCATGGAAGCTCTCGTGGCCCTCGTGCCCCTTCTACAGTCGGCCGCGGCGGAGCTTTCCGCCAGGCTGCCCCAGCGCTGA
- a CDS encoding MFS transporter — translation MSHTVPSTTPGITTGGTPKKAALASFLGSAVEYYDFFIFGSAAALIFPHVFFPDADTNAAIMSFATFGFAYVARPVGAVVLGHFGDRVGRRKVLMFTLLLMGASTFVIGCLPDFKTVGWWAPALLVLARLCQGLSAAGEQAGASSMTLEHAPDNRRSFFTSWTLTGTQGGQILAALVFIPVLALPDEIKYTIGWRIPFWLSAVVVLIAFFIRRTLHEPPAFEEAKKTAQISKLPVADLLKDHWRDVLRVIACAFIAAVSTVFGTLAISYAKNVAGVDGTTTLWLVVGANFLALGTQPLFGMLADKIGRKPVFIYGALSSAVLTPVFLLSLESGSVPLMFLAAIAFFSFGYAAANAVWPSFYAEMFSTNVRFSGLAIGTQLGFLMAGFAPAIVAAMGGIQSGGWVQISIFTAVICLIATISALTAKETFKVPTKELGQR, via the coding sequence ATGAGCCACACTGTCCCGTCCACGACGCCGGGTATCACCACAGGAGGGACGCCGAAGAAGGCGGCCCTTGCCAGCTTCCTGGGCAGCGCCGTCGAATACTACGACTTCTTCATCTTCGGCTCCGCCGCTGCGCTGATCTTCCCGCACGTCTTCTTCCCGGACGCCGACACCAACGCGGCGATCATGTCGTTCGCCACCTTCGGCTTCGCCTACGTGGCCCGTCCGGTCGGCGCCGTCGTGCTTGGCCACTTCGGTGACCGGGTGGGCCGCCGGAAGGTCCTCATGTTCACGCTGCTGCTGATGGGTGCCTCCACCTTCGTCATCGGCTGCCTTCCGGACTTCAAGACGGTCGGCTGGTGGGCTCCCGCGCTGCTGGTGCTGGCCCGGCTCTGCCAGGGCCTGTCCGCAGCCGGCGAGCAGGCGGGCGCGTCCTCCATGACACTTGAGCACGCTCCCGACAACCGCCGGTCCTTCTTCACCTCGTGGACCCTCACCGGCACCCAGGGCGGCCAGATCCTCGCCGCCCTTGTCTTCATCCCCGTCCTGGCCCTGCCCGATGAGATCAAGTACACCATCGGCTGGCGCATCCCGTTCTGGCTCAGCGCCGTGGTGGTGCTGATCGCGTTCTTCATCCGCCGCACCCTGCACGAACCGCCGGCATTCGAGGAAGCCAAGAAGACCGCCCAGATCTCCAAGCTCCCGGTTGCCGACCTCCTCAAGGACCACTGGCGCGACGTCCTCCGCGTCATCGCCTGCGCCTTCATCGCGGCCGTGTCCACCGTCTTCGGGACGCTGGCCATCAGCTACGCCAAGAACGTCGCCGGCGTGGACGGCACCACCACCCTCTGGCTCGTCGTCGGCGCCAACTTCCTGGCCCTGGGCACCCAGCCGCTCTTCGGCATGCTCGCGGACAAGATCGGCCGCAAACCGGTCTTCATCTATGGCGCACTCTCCAGCGCGGTCCTGACCCCCGTCTTCCTGCTGAGCCTTGAATCCGGCAGCGTCCCGCTGATGTTCCTGGCAGCCATCGCCTTCTTCTCCTTCGGCTACGCCGCAGCCAACGCGGTCTGGCCCTCCTTCTATGCCGAGATGTTCAGCACCAACGTCCGCTTCTCCGGCCTCGCAATCGGCACCCAGCTCGGCTTCCTGATGGCCGGGTTCGCCCCGGCGATCGTGGCGGCCATGGGCGGCATCCAGTCCGGCGGCTGGGTCCAGATCAGCATCTTCACCGCCGTCATCTGCCTGATCGCCACCATCTCGGCCCTGACGGCCAAGGAAACCTTCAAGGTCCCCACCAAGGAGCTCGGCCAGCGCTAG